A window of Lentibacillus sp. Marseille-P4043 contains these coding sequences:
- a CDS encoding NfeD family protein: MIFAFLHSVSFTHAADGNGKLVYVVPIEHEVEKGLESFLTRATKEAENEGADHIIFEIDTPGGRVDAASQIAELLQNLEISTTSYIVNQALSAGSYIALNTDSIFMKPQATMGASGVINQNGTAADKKAQSAWLSAMKSAAESKGRDPLYAAAMADSSIDLPDYGAPKGEFLTLEPSSALDIGYSQGTVDNREELLQALGLSKATVVEIEPTLSEEIARFLTNPVVVPILLSIASLGLIVELFSPGFGVPGIMGLLSLVLFFYGHIVAGLAGFEAIFLLILGIILIIAEFFVPGGIVGLLGIGSILGSLFLSGQDIGHMAMSVSIALIIAIAAAVILFKMMGMDKGFFRHVILKDTTSTELGYVSSTNRLELIGLEGKTVTPLRPSGAALFDEERIDVVSEGSFIPEDKFVKIVKVEGVRVVVREL; encoded by the coding sequence ATGATATTCGCTTTTTTACATAGTGTTAGCTTTACACATGCTGCAGATGGTAATGGCAAATTAGTGTACGTTGTCCCGATTGAACACGAAGTAGAGAAAGGCTTGGAATCATTTTTAACTCGTGCTACTAAAGAGGCTGAAAATGAGGGTGCCGATCACATTATATTTGAAATTGATACCCCGGGCGGGAGAGTAGATGCAGCAAGTCAAATTGCGGAATTACTGCAAAATCTAGAAATTTCAACAACCAGTTATATTGTCAACCAAGCGTTATCGGCAGGTTCCTATATTGCTTTAAATACCGACTCGATTTTTATGAAACCGCAGGCAACAATGGGTGCAAGTGGTGTGATAAATCAAAATGGTACAGCCGCTGATAAAAAAGCTCAATCGGCTTGGTTATCAGCCATGAAAAGTGCCGCAGAATCAAAGGGGCGTGATCCTTTATATGCAGCAGCAATGGCTGATTCTAGTATCGATTTGCCGGATTATGGAGCACCAAAAGGAGAATTCTTAACATTAGAACCTTCTTCAGCTCTTGATATTGGTTATTCGCAAGGAACCGTTGACAATCGGGAGGAACTGTTACAAGCACTTGGTTTAAGCAAAGCAACGGTCGTAGAAATCGAGCCAACGCTTTCAGAAGAAATTGCGAGATTTTTAACGAATCCAGTAGTTGTTCCGATATTATTATCAATAGCAAGCCTGGGACTTATTGTAGAGCTTTTTTCACCAGGATTTGGCGTACCAGGTATAATGGGACTCCTATCTCTTGTGTTGTTTTTTTATGGCCATATTGTTGCTGGATTAGCGGGGTTTGAAGCGATTTTTTTACTTATCCTAGGTATTATTTTAATTATTGCAGAGTTTTTTGTGCCGGGTGGTATTGTTGGTCTGTTAGGGATTGGTTCCATTCTTGGCTCCCTCTTTTTATCAGGTCAGGACATTGGACACATGGCAATGAGTGTTAGTATTGCATTAATTATTGCTATTGCTGCCGCTGTTATTCTGTTTAAAATGATGGGGATGGATAAAGGCTTTTTCCGACATGTTATTTTAAAAGACACAACATCCACAGAATTGGGTTATGTATCATCGACAAACCGTTTAGAACTAATTGGGCTTGAGGGAAAAACAGTGACACCCCTTAGACCATCAGGCGCAGCACTATTTGATGAAGAACGAATCGATGTAGTGTCAGAGGGGAGTTTTATACCGGAAGATAAATTTGTGAAAATTGTTAAGGTTGAAGGAGTTAGGGTAGTGGTTAGAGAATTATAG
- the glyQ gene encoding glycine--tRNA ligase subunit alpha: MNIQEMILTLQKHWSDQKCILVQAYDVEKGAGTMSPMTLLRSLGPEPWKVAYVEPSRRPADGRYGQNPNRLYQHHQFQVIMKPSPDNIQELYLNSLKALGIDPLQHDIRFVEDNWENPTLGAAGLGWEVWLDGMEITQFTYFQQIGGLEANPVTVELTYGIERLASYIQDKENVFDLEWTDGVTVKDIFFQPEYEHSTYTFEESNTDMLFQLFSMYEQEAKTTMEKGLVFPAYDYVLKCSHTFNLLDAKGVISVTERTGYISRVRNLARGIAKAYVAKREELGFPMLKEEKE; the protein is encoded by the coding sequence ATGAATATCCAAGAAATGATTCTAACATTGCAGAAACATTGGTCAGATCAAAAGTGTATTTTAGTCCAAGCCTATGATGTGGAAAAAGGTGCAGGTACAATGTCGCCAATGACACTTTTAAGGAGTTTGGGGCCAGAACCATGGAAGGTTGCTTATGTAGAGCCATCAAGACGTCCGGCAGATGGCAGATATGGTCAAAACCCAAACCGCTTGTATCAGCATCATCAATTTCAGGTGATTATGAAGCCGTCTCCTGATAACATTCAGGAATTATATTTAAATTCGCTCAAGGCTTTAGGAATTGATCCATTACAACATGACATTCGATTTGTAGAAGATAATTGGGAAAATCCTACACTTGGTGCTGCAGGTTTAGGCTGGGAAGTATGGCTGGATGGAATGGAGATTACTCAATTCACTTATTTTCAGCAAATTGGTGGTTTAGAAGCAAATCCTGTTACAGTTGAGTTAACATATGGAATTGAACGACTAGCTTCGTACATCCAAGATAAAGAAAATGTGTTTGATTTGGAATGGACAGATGGTGTAACGGTTAAGGATATTTTTTTCCAACCAGAATATGAGCATTCAACGTACACATTTGAAGAATCAAATACGGACATGTTATTCCAATTATTCAGTATGTATGAGCAAGAGGCGAAGACAACAATGGAAAAAGGATTGGTTTTCCCAGCGTATGACTATGTATTAAAGTGTTCCCATACATTCAATTTGCTTGATGCAAAGGGTGTAATTTCCGTTACAGAACGAACAGGATACATCTCCAGAGTTCGTAATTTAGCCAGAGGCATTGCGAAGGCATATGTGGCAAAACGGGAAGAGCTTGGATTTCCGATGCTTAAGGAGGAGAAAGAATAA
- a CDS encoding YqzL family protein: MIDFTWKLFSQTGNVETYLLLKELETEPNGQTPHENDEITQHDTKI; encoded by the coding sequence GTGATCGACTTTACTTGGAAATTATTTAGTCAAACGGGGAACGTTGAAACCTATTTGTTATTGAAAGAGTTGGAGACAGAACCAAATGGTCAAACACCACATGAAAATGACGAAATTACGCAACATGATACGAAAATTTAA
- the era gene encoding GTPase Era: MENNFKSGFIAIIGRPNVGKSTFMNRVIGQKIAIMSDKAQTTRNKIQGVLTEDDAQLVFIDTPGIHKPKHRLGDFMVQIAENTLNEVDAVLFMINAKEGYGRGDQYILDRLQQVKKPVFLIINKIDLIHPDDLFPLIELYKEKYNFEEIIPISALQGNNVNHLLDVLKGHLPEGPQYYPEDQVTDHPERFIISELIREKVLQLTREEVPHSIAVVIENIEERDSNTVFIQATVITERKTQKGILIGKQGNMLKEIGKKARADIEALLGTKIYLELWVKVQKDWRNRQSQLRELGFRRDEY, from the coding sequence ATGGAAAATAATTTTAAATCTGGCTTTATTGCAATAATTGGTAGACCAAATGTTGGAAAATCAACATTTATGAATCGGGTAATTGGCCAAAAAATTGCCATCATGAGTGATAAAGCACAAACAACCCGAAATAAAATTCAAGGTGTACTTACCGAGGACGATGCGCAATTAGTTTTTATTGATACTCCAGGAATACACAAACCGAAGCATCGACTTGGTGATTTTATGGTGCAAATTGCTGAAAACACGTTAAATGAAGTGGATGCTGTTTTGTTTATGATTAATGCGAAAGAGGGATATGGTAGGGGAGATCAATATATTTTAGATCGACTCCAGCAAGTTAAAAAGCCGGTTTTTCTCATTATAAATAAAATTGATTTGATCCATCCAGATGATTTATTTCCGCTGATTGAATTATATAAGGAAAAATATAATTTTGAAGAGATCATCCCGATTTCAGCATTGCAAGGTAATAATGTTAATCATCTATTAGATGTTTTAAAAGGTCATTTACCAGAAGGTCCGCAGTACTATCCGGAAGATCAAGTCACAGACCACCCGGAACGCTTTATTATCAGCGAATTAATTAGAGAAAAAGTTTTGCAATTAACCCGGGAAGAGGTTCCGCATTCAATTGCGGTTGTAATTGAAAATATTGAAGAGAGAGACTCTAATACAGTCTTTATTCAGGCGACTGTCATTACGGAAAGAAAAACACAAAAGGGCATTTTGATTGGAAAACAAGGAAATATGTTGAAGGAAATTGGGAAGAAAGCGCGCGCAGATATTGAAGCGTTACTTGGTACAAAAATATATCTTGAACTCTGGGTAAAGGTTCAAAAAGACTGGCGGAATAGACAAAGTCAGCTTCGAGAGTTAGGTTTTCGTCGTGATGAATATTAA
- a CDS encoding PhoH family protein — MSENLSTIDLQITSPSEALALFGTNDKFLKQIEEQLSVSIVTRGEQVRVSGSEEDIALVQAILLTFLSIIRKGLTISERDVVYAVELAKAGKINQLETLFEDEITKNVKGKSIRVKTLGQKSYITAIKTDDLVFGIGPAGTGKTYLAVVMAVHALKNGLVKRIILTRPAVEAGESLGFLPGDLKEKVDPYLRPLYDALHDVLGAEHTMRLIERETIEIAPLAYMRGRTLDDAFVILDEAQNTTPEQMKMFLTRLGFGSKMVITGDITQIDLPKGVKSGLQVANHLLANVKGISFVHLTQTDVVRHPLVQRIIDAYENVN, encoded by the coding sequence ATGTCAGAGAATCTTAGCACAATTGATTTACAAATAACAAGTCCAAGTGAAGCACTGGCTTTATTTGGAACAAACGATAAGTTTTTAAAACAAATAGAAGAACAATTATCGGTATCGATTGTTACAAGAGGCGAACAAGTTCGTGTTTCAGGTTCAGAGGAAGATATTGCATTAGTTCAAGCTATTTTGTTAACGTTTTTATCAATTATTCGAAAGGGATTAACAATTTCAGAACGTGATGTTGTCTATGCGGTTGAGTTAGCAAAAGCTGGCAAGATCAATCAACTTGAAACATTGTTTGAAGATGAAATCACAAAAAATGTAAAAGGAAAATCAATCCGTGTTAAAACGTTAGGACAAAAAAGCTATATTACAGCAATAAAAACGGATGACCTTGTTTTTGGAATTGGTCCCGCTGGTACAGGAAAAACGTATTTGGCAGTTGTAATGGCTGTCCATGCGTTAAAAAATGGTTTAGTAAAGCGAATAATTCTAACAAGACCAGCAGTAGAGGCTGGGGAGAGTTTAGGATTTTTACCGGGCGATTTGAAGGAAAAGGTGGACCCTTACTTACGACCATTGTATGACGCATTGCATGATGTGCTTGGTGCAGAACATACAATGCGGCTAATTGAGCGTGAAACGATAGAAATAGCACCACTAGCGTACATGCGAGGGAGAACACTTGATGATGCATTTGTGATTTTAGATGAGGCGCAGAACACTACTCCTGAACAAATGAAAATGTTTTTGACCCGGTTAGGGTTCGGCTCGAAAATGGTGATAACCGGGGATATAACACAGATCGACTTGCCTAAAGGTGTGAAGTCTGGATTACAGGTTGCAAACCATTTACTTGCAAACGTAAAAGGCATTTCTTTTGTACATTTAACACAAACGGATGTTGTCAGACACCCATTAGTACAACGAATTATTGACGCATATGAAAATGTTAATTAG
- the recO gene encoding DNA repair protein RecO — protein sequence MLEKVEGIVIKTQDYGETHKIVTIFSKKVGKFAAIAKGAKKPKSRMAAVTQPFILGEFFVYMNTGLSTIQQGEIVQSFRAIREDIIKTAYTAYLVELTDKLLDQHTPDVYLYDQLNRTLYWIAENERAEIPIMMYELKLFAKGGFAPTVDCCVNCGCKEAPFSFSISEGGLLCTRCLHLDQDAIALPNVLVKLLHVFLHAGLEQIGNISMKEKNIRLLRQLLDAYYDRYGGFYIKSKKFLNQLDLFR from the coding sequence GTGCTTGAAAAGGTGGAAGGTATTGTCATTAAAACACAAGATTACGGTGAAACACATAAAATAGTTACGATTTTTAGTAAAAAGGTAGGGAAGTTTGCGGCAATTGCCAAAGGCGCAAAGAAGCCTAAGAGCAGAATGGCTGCTGTTACGCAGCCATTCATTCTTGGTGAATTTTTTGTCTATATGAATACTGGACTAAGTACGATCCAGCAAGGGGAAATAGTCCAATCATTCCGTGCTATCCGTGAAGATATTATTAAAACAGCTTACACAGCTTACCTTGTTGAACTAACAGATAAGCTTTTGGACCAGCATACACCCGACGTTTATTTATATGATCAGTTGAACCGAACACTATATTGGATTGCTGAAAATGAACGTGCAGAAATCCCGATTATGATGTATGAATTAAAACTGTTTGCAAAAGGTGGATTTGCTCCTACTGTTGATTGCTGTGTCAATTGCGGCTGCAAAGAAGCTCCATTTTCTTTTTCCATTAGCGAAGGAGGTCTACTTTGCACAAGATGCTTACACTTGGATCAGGATGCAATCGCCTTGCCAAATGTTTTAGTAAAGTTATTGCATGTTTTTCTGCATGCTGGACTGGAACAGATTGGTAACATATCAATGAAAGAGAAGAATATTCGGTTGTTAAGGCAATTATTAGACGCTTATTATGATCGCTATGGCGGGTTTTATATAAAATCCAAGAAATTCTTAAATCAACTGGATCTCTTTAGGTGA
- the ybeY gene encoding rRNA maturation RNase YbeY has translation MHIDFHDQTTSIPSDYVDMLQRLLIFAAEKEGISNEAEVSVNFVDNKEIQELNRNYRGIDKPTDVISFALQETVEGEIHVVGEDIPLVLGDIVISVDRAKEQAEDYNHSLEREIGFLTVHGFLHLLGYDHMVKEEEAVMFQKQEDILDAFGLER, from the coding sequence ATGCATATTGATTTTCATGATCAAACAACATCGATCCCTAGTGATTATGTGGATATGCTTCAACGATTACTGATATTTGCTGCAGAAAAGGAAGGTATTTCAAACGAAGCGGAAGTGTCCGTTAACTTCGTTGATAATAAAGAAATACAAGAATTGAATCGTAATTACAGAGGGATAGATAAACCAACTGATGTTATATCGTTCGCATTACAGGAGACAGTGGAAGGGGAAATTCATGTCGTTGGCGAGGATATACCACTCGTGTTAGGAGATATTGTGATCTCAGTCGATCGTGCAAAAGAACAGGCAGAGGATTACAACCATTCACTTGAGCGTGAAATCGGGTTTTTAACTGTTCATGGTTTCCTCCATCTGCTTGGCTATGATCATATGGTAAAGGAAGAAGAAGCGGTAATGTTTCAAAAACAAGAGGATATTTTAGATGCGTTTGGGCTCGAACGATAA
- the yqfC gene encoding sporulation protein YqfC has translation MKWHKRIAPWLTKHLALPSDVILELPRITMIGQIHCYIENHQGLEVYSDTELKLKTNKGFIQILGSSFVLKMMLPEEILVEGQIEEVKFIPA, from the coding sequence GTGAAATGGCATAAACGTATCGCACCATGGTTAACTAAGCATCTTGCACTTCCTTCAGATGTCATTCTTGAACTTCCTAGAATTACCATGATTGGGCAAATACATTGCTATATCGAGAATCACCAAGGGCTTGAAGTCTATTCAGACACCGAACTAAAATTAAAAACAAACAAAGGTTTTATTCAGATTTTAGGGTCTTCCTTTGTTTTAAAAATGATGCTTCCTGAAGAGATTTTAGTGGAAGGGCAAATTGAGGAAGTCAAGTTTATTCCAGCGTAA
- the yqfD gene encoding sporulation protein YqfD: protein MKQIQGSFITGYVTILVKGHMPELFFQKCVKQGILVWDVKKVSQTSCQGNVKLQDIKLIKQLKRETIYKLSFIHKKGSPFFLKRIIRKKEIVTGLLVSILLIFLLSNIIWDVKVTGLPKDIEKKIVKQLDIYGIHPGSWSLTLEPPSVIQQKLVSDIPELLWVGVNKKGTTYFLEGVEKSIVKEKEVKGPRNLVATKKGVIQNMYVSKGLSKKHVNDYVEPGDILVSGKLDFEEDAGKEEKDDDKPKLIAAEGEVIAKTWYEVSVTVPLHANFEMLTGKNEKKYYLGFGDVKLPIWGFGDPEYKNIHEEVNDNPIHFLKWELPINFIESKLSEKKYHKLDRTKKEAIQVGRKQAKNELQLRLGPEAKIISQKVLHETTERGKVKLTLYHTVEENIAKAEPINQGD, encoded by the coding sequence ATGAAGCAAATTCAAGGATCGTTTATAACCGGATATGTAACCATTTTAGTAAAAGGACATATGCCAGAACTTTTCTTTCAAAAGTGTGTTAAACAAGGGATTCTTGTTTGGGATGTAAAAAAAGTGTCCCAAACTTCCTGCCAAGGTAATGTTAAATTACAGGATATAAAATTAATCAAGCAATTAAAAAGGGAAACAATATACAAGCTATCTTTTATTCACAAGAAAGGCTCCCCCTTTTTCTTAAAAAGGATAATCAGAAAAAAAGAGATCGTTACAGGTCTCTTGGTTAGTATTCTGTTGATTTTTCTTTTATCTAATATTATATGGGATGTAAAGGTGACAGGATTGCCTAAAGATATCGAAAAGAAAATCGTCAAACAGCTTGATATATATGGCATTCACCCAGGGTCGTGGAGTTTAACACTAGAACCACCAAGTGTAATTCAACAAAAGTTAGTGAGTGATATACCTGAATTACTGTGGGTTGGTGTGAATAAAAAAGGGACAACCTATTTTCTTGAAGGTGTAGAGAAATCAATCGTTAAAGAAAAGGAGGTTAAAGGCCCCCGTAATTTAGTTGCAACTAAAAAAGGTGTCATCCAAAATATGTATGTTTCTAAGGGGCTTTCTAAAAAACATGTAAATGATTATGTGGAGCCAGGAGATATTCTTGTGTCTGGGAAACTTGATTTTGAAGAAGATGCAGGAAAGGAAGAAAAAGATGATGATAAACCAAAGTTGATAGCAGCAGAAGGGGAGGTTATCGCAAAAACATGGTATGAAGTATCTGTAACCGTTCCACTTCATGCTAATTTTGAAATGTTAACTGGAAAGAATGAAAAAAAGTACTATTTAGGTTTTGGTGATGTTAAATTGCCTATTTGGGGATTTGGTGATCCCGAATATAAAAATATTCATGAAGAGGTTAATGACAATCCCATTCATTTTTTAAAATGGGAACTGCCAATTAACTTTATCGAATCTAAATTAAGTGAAAAAAAGTATCATAAACTTGACCGAACGAAGAAAGAAGCAATTCAGGTCGGAAGAAAACAGGCGAAAAACGAATTACAACTAAGGCTGGGGCCTGAGGCAAAAATAATCTCTCAAAAAGTTTTGCATGAAACCACGGAGCGTGGTAAAGTTAAATTAACCTTATATCATACAGTTGAAGAAAATATTGCTAAAGCAGAACCTATAAATCAAGGAGATTGA
- a CDS encoding diacylglycerol kinase family protein — protein MRLGSNDNQKKRGIGIRYAWNGLVEVLKTERNFQIHTVTAIIIIGVSFLLQLNVVEWAIILFSIGFVFVAEMTNTAIERIIDYVKPDIHPIAKAIKDIAAGSVLVAALIAVIIGFIIFLPKLYRLFMI, from the coding sequence ATGCGTTTGGGCTCGAACGATAATCAAAAGAAGCGTGGAATCGGTATTCGATATGCATGGAATGGGCTTGTTGAAGTATTGAAAACCGAACGAAACTTCCAAATTCATACAGTAACAGCCATTATCATAATCGGCGTAAGCTTTCTACTTCAATTAAACGTTGTCGAATGGGCCATCATATTGTTTTCCATCGGCTTTGTATTTGTTGCGGAAATGACAAATACAGCGATTGAAAGAATAATTGACTACGTAAAACCTGATATCCATCCCATAGCAAAAGCAATCAAGGATATTGCTGCTGGTTCCGTGCTAGTTGCTGCACTAATTGCTGTGATTATCGGCTTCATCATTTTTTTACCGAAACTATACAGATTGTTTATGATTTAA
- a CDS encoding HD family phosphohydrolase translates to MKKFGEYLSSLVKLKSRWIRIGIPVTALAIVIFTVTLNNVFTETYDIDRFSVAKESIRSPITIENEQETKRKTRETVQSIEDRYDISTEITEEQVGYINEIFDAITKLEEENPINVEDSKDNEKAVVLTTQERVQRLQNILSPEITEQVDELILTQLIETAPKERATGKKIMLDALGEVLHNGVRTENVQSATAEVKQKIKYTELGGDLKQALMSLSGFAVVENSFFDVEKTMDARKEAASSVEPVVIRAGEIIVREGQTITNEIYEDLKLVGLLNKERNVYPVIGLALLIVLIATVIGYEMYLLDKKKQLDGGKIAAVFLISVIVVFLMKGVSLFTTQINQLYFLVPVATGALLVKQLIQERLAIVLAGLYAILGSIIFNGEIPGSLNVEAGIYFFFSQIAGIIFLMNIKDRLAIVKSGIGMAVVNVVTVLLFLFLSFEKYSLNDLFIPLGFGFGSALLSAVLTIGLLPFFETGLGILSDIKLLSLSSPNQPLLKKILTEAPGTYHHSVMVANLSETACEAIGANGLLARVGAYYHDIGKTVQPHYFIENQLAIKNLHDRIEPKQSAEIIINHPYDGAAMLKKHRLPKEIIDIANQHHGTTLLKFFYYKEKENNNQVKEAEFRYPGPKPQTKEAAVVCICDSVEAAVRSLKEPTEEKIEEIVSSIIKDRLMDGQLDECPLTIQEIHTIHKTVCETLKGIFHSRIQYPMKEAK, encoded by the coding sequence ATGAAAAAATTTGGGGAATATTTATCGTCATTAGTAAAATTAAAGTCAAGATGGATTAGAATTGGCATACCAGTTACAGCTCTAGCTATCGTTATTTTTACTGTAACATTAAATAATGTCTTTACCGAAACGTATGATATCGACCGGTTTAGTGTTGCAAAAGAATCAATTCGCTCTCCAATAACGATTGAAAACGAGCAGGAGACGAAACGAAAAACACGAGAAACAGTGCAGTCGATTGAAGATCGATATGACATATCAACGGAAATTACAGAGGAACAAGTTGGTTATATCAATGAAATTTTTGATGCAATTACGAAACTTGAAGAGGAAAATCCTATAAATGTAGAAGATTCTAAGGATAATGAGAAAGCGGTTGTACTAACTACACAAGAAAGAGTGCAGCGATTACAAAACATACTTTCGCCTGAAATAACGGAGCAAGTTGATGAACTAATTTTAACCCAATTAATTGAAACTGCGCCAAAAGAGCGGGCAACAGGCAAAAAGATCATGCTAGATGCATTGGGAGAAGTACTACACAATGGGGTTCGTACGGAAAATGTACAAAGTGCTACAGCCGAGGTAAAGCAGAAAATTAAATATACGGAGCTTGGAGGCGATTTGAAACAAGCCTTAATGTCGTTAAGTGGGTTTGCCGTGGTAGAAAATTCATTCTTTGATGTTGAAAAAACAATGGATGCTAGAAAGGAAGCGGCAAGCAGTGTTGAACCGGTTGTTATTAGAGCTGGCGAAATAATTGTTAGAGAAGGCCAAACAATTACAAATGAAATATATGAAGATTTAAAGTTAGTTGGACTGTTAAATAAGGAACGCAATGTATATCCGGTAATTGGGCTAGCTTTACTTATTGTGTTAATTGCTACTGTAATTGGGTATGAAATGTACTTATTAGACAAGAAGAAACAGTTGGATGGTGGAAAAATTGCGGCTGTTTTTCTCATCAGTGTTATCGTTGTATTTTTGATGAAGGGTGTTAGTTTATTTACAACACAAATAAACCAACTTTATTTCTTAGTACCCGTAGCAACAGGGGCACTTCTTGTAAAACAGTTGATTCAGGAACGATTGGCAATTGTATTAGCTGGTTTATACGCTATTTTGGGAAGTATTATTTTCAATGGGGAAATCCCTGGATCATTAAATGTTGAAGCCGGTATTTATTTCTTTTTCTCGCAAATTGCTGGTATCATCTTTTTAATGAATATAAAAGACAGGCTGGCAATTGTGAAATCTGGAATTGGTATGGCAGTTGTAAATGTAGTTACTGTATTATTATTCTTATTTCTTTCATTCGAGAAATATTCATTAAATGATCTTTTTATTCCGTTAGGCTTTGGTTTTGGATCTGCCCTTTTATCCGCGGTGTTAACAATTGGTTTATTACCGTTTTTTGAAACAGGGTTAGGTATATTATCGGACATAAAGTTACTTTCATTATCGAGTCCAAATCAGCCTTTACTTAAAAAAATTTTAACCGAAGCACCAGGGACCTATCATCATTCTGTTATGGTAGCAAATCTAAGTGAAACAGCATGCGAAGCAATTGGAGCAAATGGTTTGCTGGCAAGGGTTGGTGCCTATTATCATGATATTGGTAAGACTGTACAGCCCCATTACTTTATTGAAAACCAATTAGCCATTAAAAATCTGCATGATCGGATCGAACCAAAACAAAGTGCAGAAATTATTATTAATCATCCATATGATGGTGCAGCAATGCTGAAAAAACATCGGCTGCCGAAAGAAATAATTGATATTGCAAATCAGCATCATGGAACAACATTATTAAAATTCTTTTATTATAAGGAGAAAGAGAATAATAACCAAGTAAAGGAAGCTGAATTTCGTTATCCTGGCCCAAAACCGCAAACGAAAGAAGCCGCAGTTGTTTGTATCTGTGATTCAGTAGAAGCGGCCGTTCGTTCATTAAAGGAACCAACAGAGGAAAAAATTGAGGAAATTGTTTCATCGATAATTAAAGATCGTTTAATGGATGGGCAACTTGATGAATGTCCATTAACGATTCAAGAAATACACACCATTCATAAAACGGTTTGTGAAACGTTGAAGGGAATTTTTCATTCTAGAATTCAATACCCAATGAAGGAGGCAAAGTAG
- the floA gene encoding flotillin-like protein FloA (flotillin-like protein involved in membrane lipid rafts): MEFQELMPIIIIGIILIVIAVLFTFIPVMLWISALAAGVKVGIFTLVGMRLRRVVPSRVINPLIKAHKAGLDVTTNQLESHYLAGGNVDRVVNALIAAQRANIELSFERCAAIDLAGRDVLEAVQMSVNPSVIETPFIAGIAMDGIEVKAKARITVRANIDRLVGGAGEETVIARVGEGVVSTIGSSEAHTKVLENPDSISHNVLNKGLDAGTAFEILSIDIADVDIGKNIGAILQTDQAEADKNIAQAKAEERRAMAVAQEQEMVAKVQEMRSKVVEAEADVPLALAEALRSGNLGVMDYMNYKNIDADTDMRDTIGKLSKEDDEDNDK; this comes from the coding sequence ATGGAATTTCAGGAACTAATGCCGATTATCATCATCGGAATCATTTTGATTGTTATTGCTGTGCTATTTACATTTATTCCAGTAATGTTATGGATTAGTGCACTTGCGGCTGGGGTAAAAGTAGGTATCTTTACATTGGTGGGTATGCGCTTACGTCGTGTTGTACCATCAAGAGTAATTAATCCGTTAATCAAGGCACATAAAGCAGGTTTGGATGTTACGACAAATCAATTGGAAAGTCATTATTTAGCAGGTGGTAATGTTGATCGGGTTGTCAATGCTTTAATTGCTGCACAGCGGGCAAACATTGAACTTAGTTTTGAACGTTGTGCTGCGATCGATTTAGCAGGCCGTGATGTTCTTGAAGCGGTACAAATGAGTGTGAATCCAAGTGTAATTGAGACACCGTTTATTGCAGGTATTGCGATGGATGGAATTGAGGTAAAAGCAAAAGCAAGAATTACTGTACGAGCAAATATTGATCGTCTTGTCGGGGGCGCTGGTGAAGAAACGGTTATCGCCCGTGTAGGTGAGGGTGTTGTTAGTACAATCGGTAGTTCAGAGGCCCATACAAAAGTGTTGGAAAATCCGGATTCAATCTCCCACAATGTATTAAATAAAGGGCTTGATGCTGGAACGGCTTTTGAAATTTTATCGATCGATATTGCAGACGTTGATATTGGTAAAAATATTGGGGCAATCTTACAAACAGACCAGGCTGAGGCTGATAAAAACATTGCACAGGCCAAGGCGGAAGAAAGACGCGCAATGGCTGTTGCCCAAGAACAAGAAATGGTTGCAAAAGTTCAAGAGATGCGTTCAAAAGTTGTCGAAGCTGAAGCAGATGTTCCGCTTGCACTTGCTGAAGCATTACGTTCGGGTAACCTAGGTGTAATGGACTATATGAATTATAAGAACATTGATGCCGATACAGATATGCGTGATACAATTGGCAAGCTATCCAAAGAAGACGACGAGGATAACGACAAATAA